The Thalassophryne amazonica chromosome 20, fThaAma1.1, whole genome shotgun sequence sequence TCCAGGAATCTGTCTCCACGTTGTAGCATGCCACTGAACGTGAGTAGGCACAGTTGATATATCCACCAGTCACCAGGATGTCTCCTGATGGGAGGGTTGCACTGGAATGGCAACAGCGCGGTACTTCCATAGGTGCACGCATCTGCCAGGTGTTTGAGGAAGGCAGATAGCTTTCAGTTGTGGCCAACAGACCCTCCACATTCCGCCCACCGATGGCAAAGAGGCGACCGCCGCTGGCTGCCAGAGAGAAATGGGTGCGGCGTTGACGCATGCTGGCCAGGTGCAGCCAGGTGTTGAAGCGAGGATCATATCTGATGGAACAAGCACACAGACCCTTTAGTATACATCTACAGGTATATTCACAGTACTGCAACTGTTACTTCACATAAGAGTCAGCATTTTGTGGCACAATCAGCAACATGTAAGTGGATGCCTACAGGTTAAAGGTGACTTGAGCCTGATCACAcacagcggtgggcacagctaaccgataactgctaatccactaactgagaagttaacttttataactctaaaccagtggtctccaaactatttcagaaagggccaagagggtgcaggttttctttgcagccactgactccagcaggtgatttcactgattaacatcccttggAGCagttgggatgagttcatcaaagaaaacctgcaccctcttggccctttctgaaatagtttggagaccactgctctaAACCAATAAACTACTAAAagaaaattagcagaagttacagctaactgctaactcagTAAACTGTTGACTaccaataagccagttttgagttttgaGCACGGCAGAGGCTTCTGAATAAATTCAAAggcatcacaaacccaaaacaaacaagccagcacttttgtctttctgcCAGCTGCTGCAAGTGTCgtttacttttcacacacaaaaacacagacggtggcagaagacatcaaacccaaggtgcttttcactcatggtcacaacaaaactcttcaccaaactacactacttgaactacaaaaacacaacaaatctataacactatcaacactgctaaaccaacatgtactacaataacaataataaaaaacccaaactcccataatgcattgcagcagcaattgacagtgtgtctgctttaaagacagcatgtacatgcaaatctttacttttttttttttttttttttaagtgaaaagacacttgaaaaaacacttttaaaaatttATTGTTCTGTTCTGGAAACATGCACATTAATTGTTTGGCCACACTGCTCAAGACACCAAAGTTATTTTATTGGCTCCAATTTGAAATTTTTCTTACAAATAATTGGAAATGgccattttgacctttgaccccacatAACCTGCTGATGCTAAAAGGATGATTTTTGTGCTATAATTAGTCACTCTGGTTTATTTGATCcaacttgtgctgaaaatgaacagaaatatgcattttgacctttgatctcaaCAAAATATCTCCCGTCTCAACTTCAGTCAGAAGGTATCACAACTgtttgctttaaaatggacaaacttCAGGTGTGAAATCTTTATCCGCTGATGTTTTTCTACATTTATCTGTGTTTATTAATCTTTCTGATCATCAAAAAGTGATGCGATGACATGAGACAACATGCACAATGCAGATGGTTTTTAATGTTGATGTCGGAGTCTCACAGAGGGATATTAGAGGCGGTGAACACTTGTGGATCTGCTACCTGCTGAGGGTGCCAACAGCATGTTTGGCCTGGTTCCGGGCATCGTTCTGGTCCTCTCCACCGGCTACGTACAGGAAGCCGTCCATCACAGCCACACACTGGTTGAAGCTCTTTGCAGGGAGCTGGCTGAGGTGGCGCCAGTTTGCACCGCCTTCTCGAGGGTCCCTCCACAGCACCTGTGCaccagggtcaaaggtcagtaaGGTACTGTCTATTTTCACCTGGGCTAGTGAAGCAGATGCCATGACTACATGAAGCGGAAAACCACCTCGCGGCTGAGGGCTCGCTCAGTGAGGGATGGTCGGCCACCAATAGTGAGCAGGGTCTGCTGACCCCCGCGGATGTGTGTACGGCGGGACTGCAGGGTGTTCTGCTGGTATGGCAGCAGGTGGTAATTCATGGCTTCCACCAGCAGGCGGTGACACTGAGGGTCCAGCATCATGCGTGGTACAGGCTGGATTTGGCTGACGAGCTCACTGGCCGGTATGGTTTCAAAGCGGACGTGGGAGAGCAGCTCTGCGGCGTGAACCTGGCGAGAGGCTTCGAAATCCAGCCACTGCATGGCCAGCTGGAAGAGTGTCAGAGGGAAGCACGTTAAAGCAGTATCACCTTCTCCAGTGAGACCCAACCTGAAGATAAGGACCTCCAGGGGGTCATCAGATTTACGTGTCAGAAAATGATGGCTGGAGGAAATGAGAGAAGTGAAAGTCTGCAACATTTAAGTTGAAGAAAGTCAAAAATAGAGGTGAAGATTCATCACATTTTTGCGGAGTTCATCAAAACTCATCATGAAACCTAATGCAGTAAACCTTTAAATGCTGGCATCACTTGAAATTCTGGTCTGGATTCCAGATTTACATTCATCTATATATTGAATTAAACTGCAAAATCCTACTTTTCGGATTcactgcatccggaaagtattcacagcaatccactttttccacattttatgttaaagccttattccaaaatggagtaaattcattttttttacctcaaaattctactcacaccacctcataatgacaatatgaatttttttttttttttttcggggggtgcaaatttattaaaaataaaaaaccaagaaatcacatgtacttaagtattcacatgcTCAGTGGTGtctaaagtattccagaaagggccaagcagATGCGCGTTTTCTTTGActccagcaagtgatttcactgattaacatcactttgagtagatgggatgagttcatcagtgaatcacctgctgaagtcagtgtctgtaaagaaaacctgcaccctcttggccctttctggaatactttggacaccactggctcaatactttgttgatgcaattttggcagcaattacagtctcaagtcttcttgaatttgatgccacaagcttggtgcacctttctttgggcagttttgtccattcctctttgcagcacctctcaagctccatcaggttggatggggagcgtcagtaaaCAGTCATTTTcagttctctccagagatgttcaatcagattcaggtgtgggctctggctggaccactcaaggacattcatagagttgtcctgaagccactcctttgatatattggctgtgggtttaggggtcattgtcctgctgaaagatgaaccgtcaccccagtctgaggtcaagagtgctctggagcaggttttcatccaggatgtctctgtacattgctgcattcatactTTTTGTGGAGGGTCTTGTGCTAATATTACTTGAATTATTGAATTGGACTCTTAAATACACTAAAATACATCCATCATGGAGAGAAGCAGTGATATTAGTGACACCAAAAGAAGGCAAAGACAAAGAGTTCAAAgacttcaatttttgtctcatcagaccaaagaattttgtttctcatagtctaagagtccttcaggtgctttttggcaaacacctgggcccatatccacgaagcagcctaaggctaaaaatagctcctaatgATTAttgtaagaaaaatcttagaattcctagaATTCTTAGACATTCTTACAAtgttcccttggtaagatgagcATTGTCCGCAAAGCACCGTAGGCTTAAGAGAGCTacttaaggtgccaaactggcaagagtagggaggaggacttttaagaagcctaagagtgtcttaagcagagaagatggcagaaaagacagagagaaagcagagatattctccgtatgtaaGATAACAGTGAGTCAGGAACACACTACCGGCTTgatctacataattattttatgttaatttagtgtcttaatgtatttataaattgtttaggttcttgttatcataggcACACTGTTAATATGatcattgtttttattattattattattatctgtattattaatgttattttcttttattattacatctattttgtcatttgattttaaatggaccacaatggaaataacttttttcactttcttgtgtcatgcatgtattttttatgtatttacaattatattatgtactcacaatatAAATAAAcgcacacacgcttttaatattcagcatgtgaatgaggtgggttccaacattttcaagctgtgtaacaagtcatttaattttgctgggttTCATCATTATAACAAAGTTATCCTCATGATTACACGTCCTAATGcaattcaggttatatgatcagttgatttcactgtccattcataactaggagggcgaagtgcatttgttttttatttctcctcccctttcggtgacaaccaatcacagttctaagaggactgcgtcatacctagcaatagggtcaaccccgcctcctcacaaagatacttgctctcagacacctgctggatcactcttaggctaagattccatgccaggaaattttaggctaagttaggagctctttgagagggctttgagttgcttcacaGATACGGGGCCTgctgggctaccatgtgccttttactaaggagtggcttctgtctggctactctaccatacaggcctaattggtggattgctgcagcttcatggcaaaggctgtgaatacttatgtacatgtgatttgttagtttgtttttcatctttaataaatttgcaaaaatctcaaaaatacttttttcacattgtcattatggggtattgtgtgcagggaaaaaagtaattttcatccattttggaataagactaacataaaaagtggaaaaagagaaccgctctgaatactttctgaatgcactgtacgcGTGTGTTTATATCCTGTTTGTGGATTCATGTTGTGGGCTCTTAGTTCTACAAAGCTTTTCTTATTTGGACAATCTGCTCACAGAGGTTCTATATGTTCCTCTGCATGGATTTAACTTCCAGCTCTTTCATTGTTTGGTCAATGATCTTTAAttgtgaaaaaaaacttggcagaGGAGTATTGTACAAGTTTTTTCTTTTGCAGCCTTTAGCCAGATTACCAtaaaaatcacaaatattttgctgatcagtatGAACTTGAGTTTGTCTCGCTGGCCCTACTGGTTGTGGAGCTGTACCATAGTGGAAAATATGTTTTTCAAATCATGTTTTTGTCACCAGAAGACTTATTTTTGTGgcagggacggcggtgggattcgAACACCGGATTGCTCGCACTCGAGACAAAGACTCTACCagctcagccaaaggggaattccccactagccaagcttttcaatccagacttcaccttgctacatttATGTTGACTTTGATTTTGACCTCTGTCTGATCATCTCCAAAAGTCTATTGTCTCAAAATATCCACCCGCGTACGAGACATAGCACTGCCACCAAATCTGATAAAACTGTGtagagcagattttttttttaaatcttgttcacacacgaacacacacaagAGAAGAATTATTACAATACCCTCCTTCACTGGCACACAAGGTAAATATGTACGTATTATATCTAGCCAccatacaaccctaattccaatgaagttgggacattgtgtaaaatgtaaataaaaacagaatgcaatgatttgcaaatcctcttcaacctatattcaactgactacaccacaaagacaagatatttaatgtttgaacttataaacttgattgtttttgtgcaaacatttgctcattttgaaatgtacgcctgcaacacgtttcaaaaaagctgggacactcaagtgtttggcaactgaggacactaattgttgaagatttgtaggtggaattctttcccattcttgtttgatgtacgacttcagttgttcaacagtccagggtctccattgtcgtattttgtgctgcataatgcgccacacattttcaatgggtgacaggtctggactgcaggcaggtcagtctagtacctgcactgttttactatgaagccacactgttgtaacacctgcagaatgtggcttggcattgtcttgacgaaataagcagggacgtccctgaaaaaaacgttccttggatggcagcatgtgttgctctaaaacctggatgtacctttcagaattgatggtgccatcacagatgctggcttttgaactttgcgctggtaacaatctggatggtctttttcctcttttgtccggaggacacggcgtccatgatttccaaaaacaatttgaaatgtggactcatcagaccacagcacacttttccactttgcgtctgttgggcccagagaaggcggcggcatttctggatgttgttgatgtatggctttcactttgcatggtagagttttaagttgcacttgtagatgtagtgacgaactgtgttaagtgacaatggttttctgaagggttcctgagcccacgcggtaagatcctttacacaatgatgttggtttttaatgcagtgtcacctgagggatcaaaggtcactggcattcgatgttggtttttggccatgACGCTTACGTGTggaatgttctccagattctctgaatcttctgattatattatggactgtagacgatggaatccctaaattccttgcaattgaacgttgagaaacattgttcataaactgttggactatttttttcatgcagttgttcacaaagtggtgatcctcaccacatctttgcttgtgaatggctgaaccttttggggatgctccttttatacccaatcatgacactcacaattagtgtcctcttttcccaaacgcttattgagtgttgtcagaaggaaaggtgatgtaacacagtggtaaacataccgctgtcccagcatttttgaaatgtgttgcaggcatccatttcaaaatgagcaaatatttgcacaaaaacaatcaagcttATAAGttcaaacattaaatatcttgtctttgtggtgtattcaattgaatataggttgaagaggatttgcaaatcattgtattctgtttttatttacattttacacaatgtcccatcttcattggaattgaggttgtaatgACAGTGGACAGTTGGTTGCAATTAGCATCCTCACTGCTAGAtttcactaaatcctacacaatgctgtacactgtagctttaataaaaCAGAAACGTTTTGTAGTAACATGAACATTTTTGAATATGAGACAGCAGATGAGAGTTGGAGAGTCGGCACTCAGACGCATGCAGACTGACGCGCCGTTTCGAGGAGCAGCTCAGCTGTCTGGCTATTTGAGTCAGAAATGCGCCAGTTTATTAATAAAGAAGGCCGTTTGCATATAGTCCAAGTTATAGTTGGAAATGTGTGTTCAGTGGAAATGTAAAGGCCTTGATTTGGATTCACAGGTCCAACAGCTGGTCTAGTGTCTGTTTTTAGGTCTGGTTGAAAATAGCAGCTCATACTGAATTCTCACTGGTTCTGGATCTTCATGTGTCATTCCACAGTGTGCAGCTGTGGACAAACAAAAGTGTCCATGTTCCTTTTAACCTAATGTGCAGTTACGCTTTGAAACCTTTCAATTTATAGATGACCTCTGACCTTAAAGGCAGTGACTTCAGAGGGCAAGACCAGCAAGTCGTCTTGCAGGAAGGCACAGATCTGCTCCAGGGTCAGCTGGGTGAATAGTGGCGTCTCTGCAAACTGCACAAAGTTCTCCAGCACAAAGCGCCGCGCGGACTCGCAGACGGGGCCCAGGCCGTAGGCGGCGGCGATGTTCCAGACGTAGACGCATGTCTGGACGTTAAGCTCGGCCAGCAGGAAGTCCATGCACATCTTGAGCAGCTGGGGGATTTGGAGGGTGGCTGCAGCTGAGACTGTGCAGCCGATGGTGTAGAGGGACATGTGGACACGACCCAGATAAGCAAAGGTGATGACGTTGGCAAGCCCTAAAGACAGCGATGAGAAAAAGCCACTTTTTAAATTTGCTACCGACCCTTCAACATCAAATGACGCATTTATTAGAAAAACAAAAAGCCCACCGTTACCAGGTGACACGAATTTACTGAAAGATACTTTCACCTAAAACAGGTTTCAAGCTAGAAAATGTTTTTAATCCATAAAATGTTCTCAGAGTTTCATGAATGCATCACAGTCTCAAATGCATACATTTCATGCACAGGCTTTAGACGAGTCTGTGCACATACCCTATGAAACAGTTAGTGAATGGATAAATGAATGAATCCAtcacctccattctgttcacacagtcacaataaatgctgtcatccTGTGACTCACCAAAATAAAACCCTTTTACatctggtgaggtttgatgcactCGATcaatcaaaataaatacaaactcAACCGTTTACTTCAATTAAGAGTCacaagggggctggagcctctcccagcagtaatagggcgtgaggtgaggtacacccaggacaggacaccagtatgTTGCAGGGTCATGTATCAAcacacaaacatattcacacacaatttaaagcttccggttcatctaacctgcatgtctttggatgtgggaggaagccgaagcaccgggaggaaacccacacaaactcctgaccttcttgctgtgaggcaacagtgttaaccactaagccactaaaTAAAAGCTTTACTTGGTTAATGCAATATCCCACAGAATTTTCTGCCACCGAATGAACGTTACAACCTGCTGCTGAGAAATGTTGTTGCCCATCCACTTATTTTGACATTCTAaatcctcttaaaaaaaaaaaaatactggtttAATATTTAGGGATGTGTTGGCACTTTACCCAGGGGGGAGAGGGAGGGGAGCTCCAGACGCTTCATGTCAGGATCCTTGGCCAGGATCTCTCTGAAGTACTGGCTGACGGACGAGATGACCAGCTTGTGGACATCAAAGGCTTTGGTCTTACAGGCCAGCTCCAGGTCGGTCAGAAACCTGAGGAGGACATCAGCTGCAACCAGAACCACAGACCACAAACACCTCTGACAGAACGCTGTGTGAATCAACATCATGTACCTACTTCTCCTGCCGCATCTTGCTGAGCTCCTCCAGCAGGGAGTTGCCGTGCAGGGGTCGGGTCAGCTCGCTGCCGAGGCCCAGGCCACGCTCTCCGGGCTTGATGACGGGTGGCGGCAGCGGCAGGTTGAGGCTGTTCAGCTGAGCAATGTCCAAAGCCGCCATCTGCTCAATCTTCTTCACCCCGCTCTCCACAACCACGACACCATCACCACGACTCTCCACCGTCAGCGGGACAGGGGTGGTCTCCATGACGACCTCAGAGATGGCATCCACAGCAGCTTTCTTTTGGCGGGAGGCCTTCTTCTTGGGGGGCATAGTTTGAGtgacaggtttttgtttttggtgaaCTTTGGTCTCCTGCTGTTTGCGATGCGAGGTTCTTGAACGTTGCAGTAGTCTGTCACTGTGAGCGTCTCAGACCGACACGCTGATGTTCTTTTTGACTTCACAAAGATCAGTCAGTTGCAGCTGCCACAGCGACGGTGGGTTTAGTCGAACACAGCACACAGCACCTGGAAACAAAGACAGAAACACCTTTGATTATTTTCTTTGTTCATGAAGAATGTGAAGACAGAAGCTGATCTATTTCTGATTTATATTTGATTTAAAACTCAAACATCAAAGGCCCAGTTTGGAAACATCATGATTCCATTACTGAGAATAATATGACATAAGAACAAATTTagggtggcacggtggattagtggttagcagtgtttcctcacagcaagaaggttgtgggttggtTCCCACCTGGGGTCTTTCTGTGTCaagttgcatgttcttcctgtgtttgcgtgggttccctctgggtgctccggcttcctcccacatcaaaaacacgcaggttaggtggattggaaactttaaatcgtctgtaggtgtgaatgtgttgttcatatatgtagccctgcgacaggctggcttcctgtcctgggtgaaccctggctcacaccctatgacgctgggtaggctccagccccccccacccgactcttaattggagtaaacagttGAAAGTGAGTGAGAACATTTTTATTAATGATCACAATATGacttatgacattttggccatgtggcatgtttctctgtgcatgatccagtacaCAGGTGCCTAAGTGTCGACGACCAagtacacgcccacatttcacctgaatgtggcagatagatggttagtttagagatgtgggaaaggaccggttgtctgcctgggtggttgctatccaggacctatGGTGTTGTTGATGCGGCAAagcgcagcaccagtgcatgctctcagacttaCAACCCTGATAGAGATGAAACATATTTGATTATTGATTTGGCAATTTGAAATTCCAGGTGGTGAGGAGATGTGATTGATTCCAGCTGTTGAAAAAGACGTGATTGATTCAAGCTGGTTGAGAAGGAGATGTGACTGATTCCAACTGGTGAAGAGGAGATGTGATTGATTCCAGCTGGTGAAGACGAGATGTGATTGATTCCAGCTTGTGGGGAGGATATGTTATTGATTCCAGCTGATGGGGGGAGATGTGATTGATTCCAGCTGGTGGGGAGTTGTGATTGATTCCAGCTGTTGGGGAGGAGATGTTATTGATTCCAGCTGTTGGGAGGAGATGTTATGATTCCAGCTGATGGGGAGTTGTGATGATTACAGTGGTGAGGAGGAGATGTGATTGATTACAGCTGGTGAAGAGGAGATGTGATTGATTACAGCTGGTGAAGAGGAGATGTGATTGATTCAAGCTGGTGAGGAGGTATGTTTTTGATTACAGGAGCGCGAGCTGTTGGCTTTGCATTAATAGCCTTTGAAGtcgtatttgggtgattctttaactacgggcactattggccttgtaaatgtaatttccaccacaccactgccttacaatataaagcgccttggggcaactgtttgttgtgatttggcgctatatacatgtgctctgatgccactgtttatctccatagaaactacccaaacaatctttcatacaaccttgtttagggacattacagtgttgtggtgaaaTTACGGcactagtgtgggacaactacattttgtttaaaaaatcacaacagttgtatgacattgaataccccaatatgttttgattattttactgatatttattcagagctattttaaaacattagaaaaacgtttctttaccattcatttttattcattgaagatcaaagtctgggtgtgggacaagcacaaaatggcaatatttgcatataatgatgctgaaaaggtgaaaaagtcatcatagactactagaacaaatttcttaacacactttcattgtaagtaactataaaagtgtgaatttccccttttttctgtttttcatacaatatgatcacaaggacataataagtgcccatagtctaagaatcacccatttgttCCATGCTCCAACCTTAATTCAAACCAAGGTTGTCTAACTTTAAGATATTTTCTAATATTAATATTTCAACTTTAATTTCAGAATATTTCTCCAAATTTCAATGCAGAAATGTAATTTTTCAGTATTTTCTGATGTGTATTCAGAGACTTTGTGTACCCTATGTCACACGTCTTTCCTCAGATGATTGACAGTGGCGCTGTGGTATTCGTCGGTAGCGGTGTTGGTGGAGTGGTGGGGGGTCATGCTTCCCGGGATAGCTGATGACAGAACAGCTGTACCTCACACTCACCTCGCGCCCAGATATTTCTAACAGCTGATCCAAGCAAAGTCCGGATTATTTTTATACTGCAGTTTAActgatgtgggttttttttttttttttgccatattgTTAACGCTTCTCGTCTGAGAGCGTCACGTGCTTGTGCACGACAGAGAATTCTGCAGAGATGCAGAGTAGCATCTTTTCTGGTCCAGGAGGTATTGCTGCAGGTTAATATAAGTCCTACGTCAGTCTTTGTGGTAGCTTTGGTGTCTGGAGCTTCATTTGCTTTTCAGTTATGGACCATATTAACCCatcttgaccttttgacctttggAAACCAAACAAACTGTGGACTCTGGATGTTTTCGaactttttgtttgtgtgtgtgtgtgtgtcctcaacTGTTTGGATTGTCCTACTGAGGATACACATGGATGCTATAAAACACCCTCTGTGAGCCCCAACAGTCCTTCCGGTCCAAACGTGGGACAGTAGATTTGCTCTGTGATATGACACAGACCTCTGGATATGACACCACCCACATCATACGTCCTGCATCCTGTAACCTTtggctgcaacagactggcatcctgcctaAGGTGAAACCCCCACCtcctccccatgacccttgattggagtgagcgggtatagaaaatgaaagaatgaatgtgaCCTTTGCCCTGTATCCTATGTCTTGCGACCCGGGTCCTGTATCCTATGTCCTGTGTTTTGTGTCTTATGCTATGTCCCTCATCACCTGTGTCCTGTTTTCTCTGTCCTGTATCCTATtttctctgtcttttgtcctgtctcagTGACATGTTTCCTGTATGTATTGTCACATGTCTTATATGTCTCCTGTGAC is a genomic window containing:
- the klhl43 gene encoding kelch-like protein 31, whose product is MPPKKKASRQKKAAVDAISEVVMETTPVPLTVESRGDGVVVVESGVKKIEQMAALDIAQLNSLNLPLPPPVIKPGERGLGLGSELTRPLHGNSLLEELSKMRQEKFLTDLELACKTKAFDVHKLVISSVSQYFREILAKDPDMKRLELPSLSPLGLANVITFAYLGRVHMSLYTIGCTVSAAATLQIPQLLKMCMDFLLAELNVQTCVYVWNIAAAYGLGPVCESARRFVLENFVQFAETPLFTQLTLEQICAFLQDDLLVLPSEVTAFKLAMQWLDFEASRQVHAAELLSHVRFETIPASELVSQIQPVPRMMLDPQCHRLLVEAMNYHLLPYQQNTLQSRRTHIRGGQQTLLTIGGRPSLTERALSREVLWRDPREGGANWRHLSQLPAKSFNQCVAVMDGFLYVAGGEDQNDARNQAKHAVGTLSRYDPRFNTWLHLASMRQRRTHFSLAASGGRLFAIGGRNVEGLLATTESYLPSSNTWQMRAPMEVPRCCHSSATLPSGDILVTGGYINCAYSRSVACYNVETDSWMEKASLETARGWHCSATLGGKVYVVGGSQLGPSSERVDVLFMEVFSPESGSWRRAAPLPLGVSTAGLSPLADKLYLLGGWNEAEKRYKAAVQKYDPATDSWCMAEELPEPTVGVSCCTLTLPPRHAPRRQQHRNTPTHEDMHQAGKNRSRERSTTSQAITA